Genomic window (Methyloprofundus sp.):
GTAAAAGAAGGTGATGCGATTAAATCAATCATCTTGCCTATGCATGGCTATGGCCTATGGTCAACTATGTATGGTTTTCTTGCTGTCGATGCGGATGGGCAAACGGTACAAAGCATTAACTTTTACGATCAAGGTGAAACACCAGGCTTAGGAGCTGAAGTAGTTAATCCTAACTGGCGTGCTCTTTGGGCTGGTAAAAAAGTATATGATGAATCAGGTGCAGTTGCATTGGGCTTAATTAAAGGCTTAGTGGATACTTCAAAACCAGGTTCTGAATTTCAGGTTGATGGTTTGGCGGGTGCTACACTGACTAGTGTAGGTGTTACCAATCTTGTTAAATTCTGGATGAGCCAAGAAGGTTTTGCGGCTTATTTAGATAAAGTAAGAACTAAGGGTTAGGAGTTACTTATGACTGATACAAAAAAAGTATTGACCGATCCGTTGGTCAATAATAACCCGATTACTTTACAAGTATTGGGTATCTGTTCGGCACTAGCGGTAACTTCGCAAATGTCGACTTCGTTGATTATGGCGGTTGCTTTAACAGCAGTAACTGCTTGTTCAAGTGCTGCAATTAGTGCAATTCGTAATCATATTCCTGGCAGTATTCGTATCATTGTACAAATGACGATTATTGCTTCATTGGTTATTATTGTTGATCAAATCTTAAAAGCCTTTGTTTATGATATTAGTAAACAATTATCGGTTTTTGTAGGTTTGATTATCACTAACTGTATTGTAATGGGGCGTGCTGAAGCTTATGCCATGAAGAACCCGCCAATGGCGAGTTTTATTGATGGTATCGGTAATGGTTTAGGGTATAGTTTGATTTTGGTGATTGTTGCCTTTTTTAGAGAGCTTTTTGGTTCTGGTACATTACTGGGTATAGAAATCTTTCCATTAATCAAAAATGGTGGTTGGTACGAGCCTAATGGCATGATGCTATTACCACCGAGTGCTTTCTTTATTATTGGCGTGATTATTTGGGTATTCCGTCAATGGAAGCCTGATCAAAATGAAGCCGCTGATTTTAAAATTATGGATATTTCTCATGGTGAAGGAGGACATCACTAATGGAAGAATATATTAGTTTATTTATAAAAGCGGTTTTCATTGAGAATTTAGCCTTAGCGTTCTTTTTAGGGATGTGTACCTTCCTAGCGGTGTCGAAGAAAATTTCGACAGCAATAGGCTTAGGTATTGCGGTGATGGTTGTACAGGTTATTACTGTTCCTGTGAATAACCTTATCTATCACACATTACTTAAAGAAGATGCATTAGCATGGATGGGCATTACTGGTGTTGATCTTAGTTTTTTAGCGTTATTAAGCTGTATTGGTATGATTGCAGCCTTGGTACAAATATTGGAAATGGTTTTAGATAAATTTTTCCCTGCTTTGTATCATGCGTTGGGCGTATTTTTACCATTAATCACAGTAAACTGTGCGATTTTGGGTGGTAGTTTGTTCATGATTGAGCGTGATTATGACTTTACCCAAAGTGTCGTTTACGGTGTAGGTAGTGGTTTTGGTTGGATGTTGGCTATTACAGTGATGGCGGGTGTTCGTGAAAAACTAAAATACAGTGATATTCCAAAAGGTCTAGAAGGTCTTGGAATTACATTTATTAGCGCGGGTCTGATGTCACTTGGCTTCATGGCTTTCTCTGGAATTCAACTTTAAGAAGGTATCGTAATGCTAGAGATTGCATTAGGAATTATTATTTTCACGGTTATCGTGATTGCACTGGTGTTTGTCATCATCGGGGCAAAGAGTAAATTAGTTGCCTCTGGAGATGTTGAAATTCTTATCAATGATGAGAAAAAGATACATGTACCAGTGGGTGGTAAGTTATTAACTGCATTAGCCGATAATGGCTTATTTGTACCTTCAGCCTGTGGTGGTGGTGGTACATGTGCACAATGTAAAGTAAAGATCCATTCTGGTGGTGGTGAAATTCTACCCACTGAATTAGGTCATATTACTAAACGTGAAGCAGCTGAAGGTGAGCGTCTAGCTTGTCAGGTTGCGATTAAACACGACATGAACCTAGAAGTCGAAGACAGTGTTTTCGGTGTTAAAAAATGGGAATGTACGGTTAAATCGAACAACAACGTAGCAACATTCATTAAAGAGTTAGTGCTAACTTTGCCTGATGGTGAAGAAATTAACTATGAAGCAGGTGGGTATATTCAAATTGAATGTCCTCCACATATTGCTAAATATTCTGACTTTGATATTGAAGAAGAGTTTCGTGAGGATTGGGATAAATACGACTTATGGCGTTATGTTTCCGATGTGAAAGAAGATACATTGCGTGCTTACTCAATGGCTTCTTATCCTGAAGAAAAAGAAATCATGTTGAATGTACGTATTGCAACACCTCCTCCAGGAGCACCTGATTCAGTACCACCAGGGATTATGTCATCGTATATCTTTGACTTAAAACCAGGTGATAAATGTATCGTTTCAGGGCCATATGGTGAGTTCTATGCGAAAAAGACTGATGCAGAAATGGTCTTTATCGGTGGTGGAGCGGGTATGGCACCAATGCGTTCACATTTGTTCAACCAGTTACGTACTTTGAAAACTAATCGTAAGGTTACTTTTTGGTATGGAGCGCGTAGCAAACGCGAAATGTTCTATGTAGAAGATCTCGATATGCTAGCTAAAGAAAATGACAACTTTGAGTGGCATGTTGGTTTGTCTGATCCGTTGCCAGAAGATAATTGGGAAGGTTATACAGGTTTTATTCATAATATCTTGTTGGAAGAGTTTATTAAAAACCATCCAGCACCAGAAGATTGTGAATTCTACATGTGTGGGCCTCCTATGATGAACTCTGCAGTGATTAACATGTTGATTGAAAATGGCGTAGAGCCAGAAAACATCATGTTGGATGACTTCGGTGGTTAATTAATAGCTGTAGTTAAATAAAGGTTACGGGGTGGGCATTGCTCACCCCGTGCTTTTTAGAAGAAAACAATATGCAAAAAGAATTCTCAAAACGAGGGTTAGGCTTAGTCTTAATCCTCGTTTTTTTGTTATCAGGCTGTGAAAAAACAGCCCCCAAAAGTTACCCCTTTGATTATTCGGGGCCTATTATGGGCACCAGCTTTTCTATTAAAGCCACGCAATTGCCAGAAGGTGTTACTTCTGTACAGTTACAGGAACTGATTCAATTGCGGTTAATAAGCATTAATCAAGGTATGTCTACCTATATTAGTGACTCAGAGCTGTCCTTGTTAAATGCCTTACAGAGCACTGAAGAACAAGTTGTTTCTACTGAATTATTTAAAGTATTAGCCGCAGCTCAGGAAATCAGCCAATTATCAGAAGGAGCTTTTGATATTACAGTGGGTGCATTGGTTAATTTATGGGGCTTTGGTCCTGATACCATGCAATACAAAGCTCCTGATACGCAGGCAATACAGCAATTATTGGCAAATAGTGGTTATCAGCAGTTTGTTTTGGATGAACAAGCACTAACGGTAACTAAGAACACAACCAGTTTATCGATGGACTTATCGGCATTAGCCAAAGGCTATGCGGTTGATGAAGTGGCGACTGTATTAGAAAAGCAGGGTATCAGTAATTATTTAGTAGAAATTGGTGGTGAGCTGCGTCTAAAAGGTGTTAA
Coding sequences:
- a CDS encoding Na+-transporting NADH:ubiquinone oxidoreductase subunit D, translated to MTDTKKVLTDPLVNNNPITLQVLGICSALAVTSQMSTSLIMAVALTAVTACSSAAISAIRNHIPGSIRIIVQMTIIASLVIIVDQILKAFVYDISKQLSVFVGLIITNCIVMGRAEAYAMKNPPMASFIDGIGNGLGYSLILVIVAFFRELFGSGTLLGIEIFPLIKNGGWYEPNGMMLLPPSAFFIIGVIIWVFRQWKPDQNEAADFKIMDISHGEGGHH
- a CDS encoding Na+-transporting NADH:ubiquinone oxidoreductase subunit F, whose translation is MLEIALGIIIFTVIVIALVFVIIGAKSKLVASGDVEILINDEKKIHVPVGGKLLTALADNGLFVPSACGGGGTCAQCKVKIHSGGGEILPTELGHITKREAAEGERLACQVAIKHDMNLEVEDSVFGVKKWECTVKSNNNVATFIKELVLTLPDGEEINYEAGGYIQIECPPHIAKYSDFDIEEEFREDWDKYDLWRYVSDVKEDTLRAYSMASYPEEKEIMLNVRIATPPPGAPDSVPPGIMSSYIFDLKPGDKCIVSGPYGEFYAKKTDAEMVFIGGGAGMAPMRSHLFNQLRTLKTNRKVTFWYGARSKREMFYVEDLDMLAKENDNFEWHVGLSDPLPEDNWEGYTGFIHNILLEEFIKNHPAPEDCEFYMCGPPMMNSAVINMLIENGVEPENIMLDDFGG
- a CDS encoding FAD:protein FMN transferase; the encoded protein is MLTPCFLEENNMQKEFSKRGLGLVLILVFLLSGCEKTAPKSYPFDYSGPIMGTSFSIKATQLPEGVTSVQLQELIQLRLISINQGMSTYISDSELSLLNALQSTEEQVVSTELFKVLAAAQEISQLSEGAFDITVGALVNLWGFGPDTMQYKAPDTQAIQQLLANSGYQQFVLDEQALTVTKNTTSLSMDLSALAKGYAVDEVATVLEKQGISNYLVEIGGELRLKGVNLQGKKWRIAIEKPNVAKRELQRVLPITDIAMATSGDYRNFFEQGGQRFSHTIDPRTGYPVTHKLASVTVLTDTSMYADAWATALMVLGSEAGYQKAEQQKIAALFIIKTEQGFAEQATPLFLELTKVKL
- a CDS encoding Na+-transporting NADH:ubiquinone oxidoreductase subunit E is translated as MEEYISLFIKAVFIENLALAFFLGMCTFLAVSKKISTAIGLGIAVMVVQVITVPVNNLIYHTLLKEDALAWMGITGVDLSFLALLSCIGMIAALVQILEMVLDKFFPALYHALGVFLPLITVNCAILGGSLFMIERDYDFTQSVVYGVGSGFGWMLAITVMAGVREKLKYSDIPKGLEGLGITFISAGLMSLGFMAFSGIQL